From Vitis vinifera cultivar Pinot Noir 40024 chromosome 3, ASM3070453v1, the proteins below share one genomic window:
- the LOC100854658 gene encoding scopoletin 8-hydroxylase: MAPNFDDGDSVYNFVVRDGNGVKGMVDLGLEKVPEQYIQPHHERIDKLKASSYDRPPIDLSMLDGPQHSQVVGLIAEAAERVGFFQVVNHRVPIEVLESVKSAAHEFFGQAPEKKAVYRKGVSPSPYVKYGTSFVPEKEKALEWKDYVSMVYTSDGEALEFWPNECQEVALEYLKASSSMVRRILEVLMEKLGVTLEESRMDGFIGLKIVNMNFYPICPNPDLTVGVARHSDMGMLTVLLQDGIGGLYVKMEEDITDAGKKGEWVEIPPIPGALIINVGDTLQILSNGKYKSAEHRVRTTSTQSRVSIPIFTMPRPNEKIGPLPQVVERDGVAHYREFVFEEYMNNFFGKAHEGKKSLDFAQINSF; encoded by the exons ATGGCACCTAACTTTGATGATGGAGATTCAGTGTACAACTTTGTGGTCAGAGATGGCAATGGAGTCAAAGGCATGGTGGATCTTGGCCTGGAGAAGGTGCCAGAGCAATACATCCAGCCACATCATGAGCGCATAGACAAGCTCAAAGCAAGTTCCTATGATCGACCACCAATAGATTTATCAATGCTTGATGGACCTCAGCATAGCCAAGTGGTGGGATTGATAGCTGAGGCAGCCGAGAGGGTTGGTTTCTTCCAAGTTGTGAACCATAGGGTGCCCATTGAAGTTCTGGAGTCGGTTAAGAGCGCGGCGCATGAGTTCTTTGGACAAGCGCCTGAGAAGAAGGCGGTGTATCGGAAGGGCGTGAGCCCTAGCCCATATGTGAAGTATGGGACGAGCTTTGTGCCTGAGAAAGAGAAAGCATTGGAGTGGAAGGACTATGTTAGTATGGTGTATACCAGCGATGGCGAAGCACTTGAATTTTGGCCTAATGAATGCCA GGAAGTAGCACTAGAGTACCTGAAAGCATCCAGCTCAATGGTGAGAAGAATACTAGAAGTGTTAATGGAGAAGCTTGGAGTAACACTAGAGGAATCAAGAATGGATGGCTTCATTGGTTTAAAAATCGTGAACATGAACTTCTACCCCATCTGCCCCAACCCTGATCTCACCGTTGGTGTGGCACGCCACTCTGATATGGGCATGTTAACGGTGTTGCTACAAGATGGTATCGGCGGATTATATGTGAAAATGGAGGAAGACATCACCGATGCTGGAAAGAAGGGAGAGTGGGTGGAGATACCACCTATACCAGGCGCATTGATCATCAATGTTGGTGATACATTACAG ATATTAAGCAATGGGAAGTACAAAAGCGCAGAACATAGGGTGCGTACCACAAGCACTCAATCCAGAGTGTCGATCCCTATATTCACCATGCCTAGACCAAATGAGAAGATCGGGCCATTGCCTCAAGTGGTTGAGAGAGATGGGGTTGCTCATTATCGCGAGTTTGTGTTTGAGGAGTACATGAACAACTTTTTTGGGAAAGCTCATGAAGGGAAGAAGTCACTAGATTTTGCTCAGATCAATTCCTTTTGA